A part of Candidatus Melainabacteria bacterium genomic DNA contains:
- the carB gene encoding carbamoyl-phosphate synthase large subunit, whose translation MKRKDIKKILLIGAGPIVIGQACEFDYSGTQAARALKEEGYEVILINSNPATIMTDPDFADKTYIEPITPEFVRAIIEKERPDALLSTMGGQTALNVAVQLSKNGILKEFNVELIGAKLEAIELAENRELFKKKMEQIGLQVPKSYIARSKIDGIYLANEIGYPLILRPAFTLGGTGGGIAYNKDELEEMLEKALEISPIHQVLLEESVLGWKEYELEVMRDLADNVVIICSIENFDPMGIHTGDSITVAPAQTLSDKEYQILRDAAIKIIRAVGVETGGSNIQFAVNPKDGRVVVIEMNPRVSRSSALASKATGFPIAKIAAKLSIGLTLDEIPNDITKTTYASFEPAIDYVVTKIPRFAWEKFPNTDHTLTTQMKSVGEVMAIGRTFIESFQKALRGLEIKMSGFYDKTFLSLSNEELLNKLCTPTPFRIKQLFSALYNGLTIQKISLACGIDEWFLAHLNEIVLEVKKLEKENINSIDNKERLLSLKRLGFSDKQIAECISTQIHEIDIAKLREKHNVYPVFKTVDTCAGEFESYTPYFYSTYEEETEVLPSSKKKIMILGGGPNRIGQGIEFDYCCVHASFALHEEGYETIMINSNPETVSTDYNVSDRLYFEPLTCEDVFNIYRTEKPDGVIVQFGGQTPLNIAKSLEDRGVKIIGTQVKDIQLAEDRKLFSKVLQELGLNQPKCASAHSVNEAIEIAKNLGFPLLVRPSFVLGGRAMEIFYSLPEMEKFIEKVFEVEPEHPVLIDTFLENATEIDVDAISDGKDVLICGIMEHIEEAGVHSGDSACILPPQNIPKKQIQNIKEATIKLAYKLNVIGLMNVQYAIKNDILYVLEVNPRGSRTIPFVSKATGIPWAKMASKIMTGKKITDLKLREIIPTHISVKEVVLPFNKFPGSDIILGPEMKSTGEVMGISFEFSKSYAKSQIAANQLLPVSGNIFLSVNDKDKPEIIPIAKELSCLGLGIYSTSGTAKVLKENNILVTEVKKVYEGRPNILDHIKNKEIQLIINTPIGREARVDDTYIRKAAIQYSIPVVTTVRGARATVKAIQSLKNNVVDVKPLQEYYRTSPVVRS comes from the coding sequence TATGAAGTCATATTAATTAATTCAAATCCAGCCACCATTATGACTGATCCTGATTTTGCAGATAAAACATATATTGAACCAATAACACCTGAATTTGTTAGAGCAATAATAGAAAAAGAAAGACCAGATGCACTGCTTTCTACAATGGGTGGTCAGACAGCTTTGAATGTTGCAGTTCAACTTTCAAAAAATGGAATACTTAAAGAATTTAATGTTGAATTAATTGGTGCAAAATTAGAAGCAATAGAACTTGCAGAGAATAGAGAACTTTTTAAAAAAAAGATGGAGCAAATTGGGCTTCAAGTTCCAAAATCTTATATAGCTCGTTCAAAAATTGATGGGATTTATTTAGCAAATGAAATTGGCTATCCTTTAATTTTAAGACCTGCTTTTACCTTAGGAGGTACTGGTGGAGGAATTGCATATAACAAAGATGAACTTGAAGAAATGCTGGAGAAAGCACTTGAAATTAGTCCTATTCATCAGGTTCTTCTTGAAGAAAGTGTTTTAGGTTGGAAAGAATATGAGTTGGAAGTAATGAGAGACTTAGCTGACAATGTTGTAATTATTTGTTCAATTGAAAATTTTGACCCGATGGGAATTCACACAGGCGATTCTATTACTGTTGCACCAGCTCAAACATTAAGTGATAAAGAATATCAAATCTTACGTGATGCAGCTATAAAAATTATCCGGGCAGTTGGTGTAGAAACAGGCGGGAGTAATATTCAATTTGCAGTAAATCCAAAAGATGGTCGTGTAGTAGTTATAGAAATGAATCCAAGAGTTTCAAGATCAAGTGCACTTGCAAGTAAAGCTACTGGATTCCCAATTGCAAAAATTGCAGCAAAACTTTCAATAGGCCTTACTTTAGATGAGATACCTAACGATATTACAAAAACCACTTATGCAAGCTTTGAACCTGCCATTGACTATGTAGTAACTAAGATTCCTCGTTTTGCATGGGAAAAGTTTCCAAATACTGATCATACTTTAACTACACAAATGAAATCTGTAGGAGAAGTAATGGCAATTGGAAGAACTTTTATTGAATCATTCCAGAAAGCACTGCGAGGACTTGAGATAAAAATGAGCGGCTTTTATGATAAAACTTTTTTAAGTCTCTCAAATGAAGAACTTTTAAACAAACTTTGTACTCCTACTCCTTTTAGGATTAAACAACTCTTTAGTGCTTTATATAATGGATTAACTATTCAAAAAATATCTTTAGCATGTGGAATTGATGAATGGTTTCTTGCACATTTAAATGAGATTGTTTTAGAAGTTAAAAAGTTAGAAAAAGAAAATATTAATTCAATTGATAATAAAGAAAGATTACTTTCTTTAAAAAGATTAGGATTTAGTGATAAGCAAATTGCTGAATGCATCTCAACTCAAATCCATGAAATTGATATAGCAAAATTAAGAGAAAAACATAATGTTTATCCGGTATTTAAAACAGTAGATACTTGTGCTGGTGAATTTGAATCTTATACTCCTTATTTTTATTCGACATACGAGGAAGAAACTGAAGTTCTGCCTTCAAGTAAAAAGAAAATCATGATTTTAGGTGGAGGTCCAAATAGAATTGGTCAAGGAATTGAGTTTGATTATTGTTGTGTGCATGCATCGTTTGCACTTCATGAAGAAGGATACGAAACCATAATGATAAATTCAAATCCTGAAACAGTTTCAACTGATTACAATGTTTCAGACAGATTATATTTTGAACCATTGACATGTGAAGATGTTTTTAATATTTACAGAACTGAAAAACCTGATGGTGTAATTGTTCAGTTTGGGGGACAGACTCCATTAAATATTGCCAAGTCACTTGAAGACAGAGGAGTAAAAATAATTGGAACACAAGTAAAAGATATTCAGCTTGCTGAAGATAGAAAACTTTTTAGTAAGGTGCTTCAAGAACTTGGCTTAAACCAACCTAAATGTGCATCAGCACATTCTGTTAATGAAGCAATAGAAATAGCAAAGAATTTAGGTTTTCCACTTTTAGTTAGACCAAGTTTTGTTTTAGGTGGTCGTGCAATGGAAATTTTTTATAGCTTACCTGAAATGGAAAAGTTTATTGAAAAAGTTTTTGAAGTTGAACCTGAACATCCAGTTCTAATTGATACTTTTTTAGAAAATGCTACAGAAATTGATGTGGATGCTATATCAGATGGTAAAGATGTTTTAATTTGTGGAATTATGGAGCATATAGAAGAAGCAGGAGTACACAGTGGTGATAGTGCTTGTATTTTACCTCCACAAAACATTCCTAAAAAACAAATTCAAAATATAAAAGAAGCTACTATAAAACTAGCTTATAAATTAAATGTAATTGGCCTTATGAATGTTCAGTATGCTATTAAAAATGATATTTTATATGTTTTGGAAGTAAATCCTAGAGGAAGCAGGACAATTCCATTTGTGTCAAAAGCTACAGGCATACCATGGGCAAAAATGGCAAGTAAAATTATGACAGGTAAAAAAATTACAGATTTAAAACTAAGAGAAATAATTCCCACTCATATTTCTGTTAAGGAAGTAGTTTTACCTTTTAATAAATTTCCTGGTTCAGATATTATATTAGGTCCAGAAATGAAATCCACTGGTGAAGTAATGGGAATAAGTTTTGAGTTTAGCAAGTCTTATGCAAAGTCACAAATAGCTGCTAATCAGCTTTTACCAGTAAGTGGAAATATTTTTTTAAGTGTTAATGATAAAGATAAACCAGAGATTATTCCAATTGCAAAAGAACTTTCTTGTCTTGGGCTTGGAATATATTCTACAAGCGGTACAGCAAAAGTTTTAAAAGAAAATAATATTTTAGTTACTGAAGTTAAAAAAGTTTATGAAGGCAGACCAAATATTTTAGATCATATTAAAAATAAAGAAATCCAGTTAATCATAAACACTCCAATTGGCAGGGAAGCCAGAGTTGATGATACATACATTAGAAAAGCAGCAATTCAATATTCAATTCCAGTAGTAACTACAGTTAGAGGAGCAAGAGCAACTGTAAAGGCAATTCAATCTTTAAAAAATAATGTTGTTGATGTAAAACCTTTGCAGGAGTATTATAGGACATCACCTGTTGTTCGCTCGTAG
- the aroE gene encoding shikimate dehydrogenase yields the protein MLKLGIIKFSNTPSLSTIIYDAAFQHLNINGEYKVYEVKPEELENLLKELKKEKVRGVNVTIPHKINIIPLLDELTDRAKEIGAVNTVTFNDDGKTIGDNTDASGFWDAMPISIRKNIAGKNVAILGCGGAAHACAMALLLNNVSQINIYGRNKDKLERFKNFLESKNKSTKIQVDLVSNINLSNTFMLVNTTPVGMYPNIDQCLVTKKDLQYLPSDAFVYDIIYNPPKTKLLQYAKSLDLKTLNGVEMLVNQGAESLNIWLGKDVAPIIIMKNALIIETHGRASLRANNR from the coding sequence ATGTTAAAATTAGGAATAATAAAATTTTCTAATACTCCTTCATTATCAACAATAATATATGATGCTGCTTTTCAACATTTAAATATAAATGGAGAATATAAAGTGTATGAAGTAAAGCCTGAAGAGTTAGAAAATCTTTTAAAGGAATTAAAAAAAGAAAAAGTAAGAGGAGTAAATGTTACTATCCCTCATAAAATAAATATTATCCCACTCCTTGATGAATTAACAGACAGAGCTAAAGAAATAGGAGCAGTAAACACTGTAACTTTTAATGATGACGGAAAAACTATTGGTGATAATACTGATGCAAGTGGTTTTTGGGATGCAATGCCCATAAGCATTAGAAAAAATATAGCTGGTAAAAATGTTGCAATCCTTGGATGCGGTGGGGCAGCTCATGCATGTGCAATGGCACTTCTTTTAAATAATGTTTCACAAATTAATATTTATGGAAGGAATAAAGATAAGTTAGAAAGATTTAAAAATTTTCTAGAATCAAAAAACAAAAGCACAAAAATCCAAGTTGATTTAGTATCAAATATTAATCTTTCAAATACATTTATGCTTGTAAACACTACTCCAGTTGGCATGTACCCAAATATTGATCAGTGTTTGGTCACAAAAAAAGATTTACAATATTTACCTAGCGATGCATTTGTCTATGATATTATTTACAACCCACCAAAGACAAAATTATTACAATATGCAAAATCTCTTGATTTAAAAACATTAAATGGAGTTGAAATGCTTGTTAATCAGGGTGCAGAATCATTAAATATCTGGCTTGGGAAAGATGTTGCACCAATAATTATTATGAAAAATGCATTGATAATAGAGACGCACGGCCGTGCGTCTCTACGAGCGAACAACAGGTGA